GTGTCGCAATTGATGGCGGGAGTGCCCGGGTCTCTCTGCAACCTCGGGGCCCTTCACCCAATGGCTCCGAGGGTCGCGTGGGTCAGGTTTGCTCATCCATCGTATGCTTCGTCCCGTTTCGTTGGTACGTGTTCTCGGGCGAGTAGCGGCGGTCGTTAAACGATGGAGGGGGTTGGAGTTGGGAGTTGTCGGACGTGCTGAAGATGGACGACTGCCTTCCACTAAAGAAAGTGCGGAGCCCACTGGTTGCCCATAGTACATTTTGGCCCAAGTAGGCAGCACGTTGAAGGCCAAACTTGAACTAGTGCCTGGCCGCTTTGTACTGCGAACACTGCTCTGTCTCGATCCGGATGAGTGGCTACTCGGCACCGCGGGGTTTGCAGGACGGGCTGGAAGGCTGGAAACATCGTCCAAGTATTCATCTCCGTCTGTACTATTGATTAACCACACCGAAGAAGACGTTGGTCTCTGACGGACATGCGCCGCAGTAGGCCTAGATGGCTCCGGAGTGTTCTCAGCACGATCGGCCGGAGAAGCTGACCTCGAATCATACTCAGCAGACCATCGAGATGTGACTGTAGACAAATGCGACTTGAAGTGCTCCGAGGCACCGTCCGCCGTGGTCTCATGCTGGGTGTTGTCCAGTGAGTCTGCAGAGTGCGAGACGTCTACCCTTGAGCTCGCCGACGATGGCGCATGGATGGTTGGATATTGCAGAAATACGCCGCTATCCACAATCGCTTGAATATCTGAGGAAGGATCGCTGCGCGAGGAAGAAGTAATGGACCGAGAGTGGCTCCGTTCACGTGCGCGGGTGGAATTTGAGCGCGCTGATGGACCTTGATACGGCGGATTGGAACGAAAGGAGTAAGAGCGTGAGCTTGACTGTTCGGAAGATGAGCCATGGGTCCAGGGAGCGGCTCCTATATACCTGATCACAGTTCCCAGTGAATTCAGAGAAGAAAGCGAGTTTGACCGAGAGCCACTGTCTGGGTTGGATGATGCCCCAATTGGGACAAAATTCAAACTTGAACTGTCAAGCGCAACAAAATTTGGACTGGATGACGGCCCAATTGGTACTACATTGGGGCTAGAATTGCTTGATGCAGCGTTTGCAGGGTGTGGCGGTTGACCGGATGACGTGTCGGAAACTACGGTCTTGATCGTTGGAGCAGCTCCAGGTAGCGTATTTGGTTCCTCGTCCGAGTACGAAACATCATCCGATTTGAACTCGACTTCTCTATGCTCAGTGGGACCAGATTCAGGAAGAGAGGACTTGCTGGAGGCAGGGTCATCCTCCCATACCTGGGGTGGAGTGTTTGCAGCGTCGAAGGTCGAAGATAAGTCCCATGGATCACCAGTAGATTGCTCAATCAAACTGCTATCTAGAATGTGGCTGATTTCTGTTGACAGTGTCGCGCTGGATTCATTCGGCATCTCCTCAACGTGAAACCTAGAGTCCGGGATAAACTCTTGACCTTTCCCTGGTCGTGGCAAGAGAATGTGTTCTGGTTTGGTCGGGTACGGAGTTGCAGTGTAAACATCGCATTCGTCCTCCTGGCCATTGTGCTTGTCACTAACAGCTCGTAGGGATTGTGGTGGTGAAACCTCGTTCGTTTGAGAAGAAGTGCGCTCATGAAGAGCCCTCCGTCCGGGAGACGAGGTAGTGGAAGATCCAGTTGAGCGCATGTTGTTGGGCTGATGATTAGTTCATTATCAGGAAGTACCAGTTGCAGAAGTGTTTATGATATAAAGAAGGGGGTCACAAAAACATATGTTTCTATTGAcgaatgaagaaaaagaagaagaagaagaatcccAAGTTCCAGGCTTGAGATCGTAGAATGGTAAAATAAAAGCGATCAATAATATCAATGGCTGCTTGTCTATACGTAAAAAGAACGACGGCAGATTTGGTCTATGAAGCAAGCGATCGACGGctgctggtgttgttgttttgttgttggtctattatttttctgtGATGCAATAAAGAATGTGTCGACACACAAGCGACGTCAAATGAGCGACAGGCGCGTCCAACGGGACGTAACATTAAAGGAGCGTGGAGCCGGCAGTTGAAGAATCGTGGAAACTTAGATTAGCTGAGTCATGCCGACCGTGGAAAAGAGAGCGTTGAACCGAGACCAGAAAGCACCGAAAAACGTTTCCAAACGAGCGACGAAACCCTGAACgactggaagagaaaaaaccAAGACTTGAAACGAGGCAGTTATGCAAAGCAGGTCCCAGTGGTAATATTTAAACAGCCCCCGGAATTCTGTTGTCTAGCGGCGGTGAACGATGTGAGCCTAAGGTCTGGAACAGGAAAAGGATTCGTCCAGGGGCATGCAAGCTGCACGCTCTAGAGCAGTATCTGAAACAGCTCAATTAGTGGGgggaaataataaaaaaaaaaaaaaaaaaaaaaaaaaaaaaaaaagcaaagaagcagGAATTGACCTGCAGTTCGTTCGCTAAACTGAATTGCCCTGTCGATCGCGTGAGAAGGTAATTGGCCCGCGGTTCAGTCGCAACTCGCCAGGGGGTCTGGATCGCTTGTTTTGCATCGGAAGGTCCTTTTGTCATTACTCCGTAGGTTCCAAAACATGTAGCGATCTTCAAGATTTAGTTCTAAGAATAATTCATAATTCATAATTCTCACTGTCACAAATAGTGTGCCGAGCGATCCGGAAATTAGGAGTTGAATTCGAGGCTCGAGGTCATTTCGTTTAGTGTTGATCGGGTTGAGACTAAGAGTGGAGGGGGCTCAAAGCCTTAAACACTTCAGCCCATTGTTAATGTTGGGGGTCAAAATTAGGAGGGCGCAACGAAACCCAGTTGGCTGGCTAGTAGTATTAGTGAGGGACATATGCAAGGCCCCTCCACTGTGCATTACTAGAGTGTTGCATTCGTACGCAGCAGCATGTTCCTGTATGCTGTAGGGATCTCGTCACATTATCTCAGAGCCTAAAGCTTCTTAGTAAGTCTCCACGAGGATGGCCGTCCCGATTGTGACCAATCCGAACGGTGGAGTTCCAGGCCTTGGGGAACAAAATGAACTGGAGGTCGATCCACTAGGGCAACTGTGGCTGAGCGAGTCAGAGAAAGCCGAGGTTTCCAGAATGTCTCATTGGTAGCAGAAAGGGGGGAATTGTCTCTTTGTCAATTCGTGCAAGCCAATAATCGCACGAGGCTCGCCATAATTCCTAACGAGACAAAGCGAAGGATCGTCCCAGAGCTGCCAACTCAGCAGAAGTGGGGTCGGTCAGATTGACGGCGTTAGTGAACACGAGTTACCGTTGTTTCTTAAAAGATTTTGGCTGACGAATTGTGAGACTCAATGATGCATCTAATAGATAGAAATATGGCAAATGAGGGGCGGGATGTCATTCCAATGCATGGAATATCCTTCATTGTACAGTAAAGAGGTACGTTGAAATAGGATTCGGATTGTAGTCCCTTGGGTCCAGTGACCGTACTGTATCCATGGCACATGATAAGAGACGATCCAACGGaacagtactccgtacatgaAAGTCTTACGGAGTATGTGTACGTAGTGTTAATGCCTTCAGAATCAGGCAAACAGAAACCAacttctgttttctttgtctttccaTCGATTATCATCGTCAACGACCTCCAGGAGGATCGTCATTTCAACACCCCTGATGCACTTTGCTACATTACGTGGTCAAACTCTTGTATAACAAATCGATACATTATTCCTCCAACGTCGGGCTCGCTCAGTAATTCTACCGTCGACGTCAAGCTATTGGTAAAACTCAGGTTAATAGCTATGGCCCCTATCAATATCCTGGCGCGTCTAAAGACGCTCTACGCCAAAAGCTACGGTAGGCCCGGCAATCGGAAATGATCTCGTTTATTTCTAACCGTTCGTCTTCAGATGAACCGGTCATTTCGGCCCAGACGGCAGCTTTCTTCTCGGTAGGCATCTGCACCCGTCTTAGCGCTTCCCCAAACAAacatctataaaaatagcaTCATTGTAACCTAGGAAAGGGGCAACTTTCACCCCCCTAAAAGGACTTTGGGTTTCACAGCTGATGAGCATAGTTCGTTTCAGAATTAGCTGACAAAATCTTGCAGATCTGTCTGACATTAGTCTATGTGGTCCCATTCTATGTCTCTTCTACCACTCGGCCATCTCCCACTCTCAGCCGAGATGCGCCGTCCGTGATCCGGGCTAGAATTAAGGCTGTGACTCTATCTTGCGTCGGGAGTACCTTAGCTGTCTCATGGCTGATCATCGCCAAGGGCAATGTCTCTCTACTTGAGGCACTCAGATTTCTTGGGTGGTGGCCTGTAGGATTTGCGGAGGTTCTCCGCAGCTTGTTGCTAACCGCCATTCTGTTCGCCGGGCCCCTCTTCGAGCGAGGGATTGCCGAAGGTGAGTGGAGAGATTGGATCAAAGGGAATAGGATCCCCGAAACCCTTCGCGGGTGGATCGGATGGAGAAATTACGTCGCTGTGAGTCAAATCCAAAGGCCCAAATCTGATAGCTAGCCTTCAACTCACAATATCCATATCTACAGGGCCCGGTCACTGAAGAGGTCATGTTTCGCTCCGCCATCATACCTCTCCATATACTCGCCAAGGTATCTCCAGGGCGCATCGTGTTTACAGCCCCTCTATATTTCGGGATTGCCCATGTACATCATTTTTATGAATTCCGTCTAACTCACCCGGACACCTCAGTCCTAGCGGCGCTGCTCAGATCGGTCTTTCAATTTGGCTATACCACCATCTTCGGGTGGTATGCAACTTTCATCTACCTGCGTACAGGATCTCTACTAGCTGTCATCCTCGCTCACGCATTCTGCAATTGGTGCGGACTTCCTCGTCTTTGGGGAAGAGTTGAGGCCGGGGTTCCGCTCGGACCACCATTAGTTAAAGGCAAAAACGATACAGACCGGGGGCCGGTTTACGCGTATAACCAACTCGGCATTGGCTGGACCATCGCGTACTATGCAATTCTCGTTGGAGGGGCCACTAGCTTCTATTATACTCTATGGCCTCTAACGGAGTCTTCTAGCGCTTTGGTTACATTTACAGGGCcttgagaagagaagataggCGGGTCATAGCCGCGTAATGTATGAGCCTATGCGATGTAAATGTGATGGTCTGTACATGTAATTGTTACATTGTAATCATGACAAGCTTCACGCGGCGTcaatattcttctcttctccttccgcCTCTTTGTGACTACAAGAGATGGTTCATTTCTGTATATTGTACCTCATACACATAAATATGTTGGTGTCCTTCGGGTCCAATTTCAGACCacttgattgattgataataCAATCGAATTCCCGTTATCTCCGATGCGGCCTCGGAAATTCGGGAATTTATCCCTTCTCGACACAAGCTCCGACTTTCAAAAACAGCGACCGCGTTGGCAGACCAACCAAGACATGTAAAGAACTGTGGAAGGTGTGCGATTTTTGAGCAATCCCCAGCATATCACCAGGTCGAGGCACAGTTGAAATAATTTTGTCAATCATGACATTGCGCCCCGTGCTCTGCCGGGTAACCAACAGGACACCAACAGCCCGCTTTCTCTCCGCTACCGCATGCCGCGCAAGTTCCCTGCGAGTTCCTCTAGACATCCCTCCACCATTTCCAGTGACCAAATCCTGCCCAGAACCCAGTTGCTCATGCCCTACAACGCCGCCAATGCCCTATGGGCTCCCAATTGATTATAACCAGCCGCTGAATGGGACAATGGTAGCTTACGCGCAGCAAATCCTCATCTGTACTGGGCAAAGAGATTGGACAAGTCGTATTGAAGATGACGGGAAACGTCATACCTGGGGGCACCTAGTGAGAGGGCTGAAGCGTCTCTTGGGTCGGGGAGGACGCTATGCTGACGTAGGTAGCGGTCTGGGTCCAGCTATGTCTCCGGTAGGCACATTGCTAACAGATGAAGCCTTTCAACAACATTCTTGTCAGCaactcttccttttctccatcCGCTGCTTCTACTAGTACACCTTCCACTGCGTCtgcatttctctttcccagctTCAAATATTTCCCATCCATTCCGACCGAGATACTAGATTCCACGGACGCGGGGACCGACTTGTCTACCTTTGTACAGGCCTACCTTCTCCCCAAAAAGCTCAGTGCTATGTCAGAATCTCTCCCTGAAGTTAAAAAGGCTGAATTAACTCGGAAGCCGGAGCTGGAATGCGAATTTGCGGATGTTGTGGACCTAGATCATTCTCCTGTCATCCTTATCTGCGGTCACGGTGGGCGTGACATGCGGTGCGGTATAATGGCGCCGGTGCTGGAGAACGAATTTCGAAGGGTACTTGGTGATAAAGGATTCACACTGGCAGGCAGTGGTGATCACACAATTGATAGCCCTGGACATGCTCACGTGGGCTTAATTAGCCATGTAGGCGGCCACAAGTATGCAGGCAATGTGATCGTATATATCCCTCCGGgtatgaggaagaagagttcTTCCTCCCCGCACTCTCTAGCCGGCAAGGGAATTTGGTACGGCCGTATAGAACCTAGGCATGTCCAGGGAATTGTGGAAGAGACTATCCTAGGTGGGAAAGTGGTAGCAGACCATTTCCGGGGTGGTATTGATCGAAGTGGAGATATTCTGCGATTGTAGTGCCTTGCCCACCTGACATTAAGCTTAGGCGTCTCattgtatatattttatactcGCCACAGTGTATCAACCTTGTCTGATATATCAACACAACCCAACGTTACTACCAAATAATTCAGACAGTTACGTCACTGGTCGTGGAGTGGAGGAGCTCAGGAACAagtacatactccgtacatcgCTACCGAGCAAAAGATCTACGAGCACCCTAATAAGTTCAATATCCTATACTATCATCAGTTTCGTCCAATCGGAGAGCGGAGTTTAGACCTCATAACATAAACCACAATCTTGAGATCTAGAAGTATCCGgaataaaaatcttaaattgAGCACATACATAGCAATATAGAAGGAGGGCGAATGTTATCTGAGCCCTGTTACgttcatggatgaagaagggtTCATCGTCTGTCTAAAGCGAGAGTCGAGACGATTATACTGGTCAGATTGCAATGTGTGAACATACTCTTCGCCCcctcttatatatatatataaatgaCTTCTTCTTTCACGGGGGACTTGTATATTCACTATTACCGTAAGTCCCGTGTCCCCTCATTGCAGATGGCACTATATACATACTTTATAAGCATCTTTGGTCACGGAATCTCTGCAGTCaaaactaatattttatactcATCTAATACCCTATGCTGATGAGCATTGAAGTTATCAGAACAATGACAATCAGTGCAAACTTAGTCTTTTTTATGATTTATCCCGCGAatacatagtatatatattagcttAAGCAGCAGCTTGTTTATTGATGTTTcgtctccctctttctttaaTCATTGTCAAATCAACAATTACAATCAAGGCAAACTTTCCGATTCGGACGCAATAATATTCAACAATCTGTTCTTGATATTCCTAAATATGAAAGAGCTGAATAAAAAGAGATCCCATTAGAATTTAGAATAAATGGGTGAGTTTAAGAATAAGTATGAGTTGAGAATAGAAGATAGGGGTGAGTGAATCATCTGACTCACCCAGCTCACCCTGCTGAAGCAGCAACATCCAAGTAAGGCAGGAGTGAGCTGCTTGCAAATATCTGCACAGTATTTATACATATACCTGCAGTAGTATCCCTATACTAGAGCCAAATGACGCTAGTCTGCATTAGGATTAGGGTACACCGACTGCCGTATGACCTCAACCTTGGGTAGATTTGCTTGACTGTCTCATTTCGCGAGACCCACGTTGATATTCCGGTGACTCAATGGTATTATTCTCGAAATAACCTCTCCCATGGCACAATGATGAGATAGTCACTATGCTGTCTCTTTCTCGTCTACGATTGGGTCCGACTAGGACGTTCCTAGCACAAGCACGATGGAAGCACGGGTGCTGTTTACCTTCAGTCCCTGCCTTAACCCGTTTCGCAACGACCGTAACACCAAAAGGCAACACCAGAAAACTTGACCTACCCGCAATTGACCGGAAATGGCAAGAAAAATGGCACTCCAAAAAGTCGAATCTACCATCCATTGCCTCTGAGACGAAAGGTAACACGGAGAAGCCCAAGTCTTATATTCTGTCCATGTTTCCTTATCCGTCAGGAACGCTACACATGGGACACTTACGTGTGTATACAATATCTGATGTGCTTGCGCGATTCTATCGCATGCGCGGTCATGAAGTTCTCCACCCTATGGGGTGGGATGCTTTTGGGTTACCAGCGGAGAATGCGGCGATAGAGCGGGGAATTGATCCGGCGGAATGGACGAAGGACAATATTGCTAGGATGAAGGAACAACTGCGGAGTATATCTACTTCCTTTGACTGGGACCGTGTGAGGCAAAAACATGATGCTTCGTGTCTAATTTATGCTAACATGCTGCTGTTGCAATACGTTAGGAACTTGCGACGTGTGCCCCGGAATTTTATGAACATACACAGCGGATATTTTTGATGCTCTATAAGAAAGGTTTAGCATATCAGGCGGAAGCTTTGGTCAATTATGATCCTGTGGATAAAACGGTCCTAGCAAACGAGCAGGTACACATTGTGACCGGCGTTTTACGTTTGCTTGATACTGACTGTGTGGTTAGGTCGATGCCAACGGCTTCTCGTGGCGGTCCGGAGCAAAGGTCGAAAAGTTGAACTTAAAGCAGTGGTTCTTCCGTATAACTGACTTTAAGGAAGCTCTTTTGAATGACCTGGATTCCTTAGCCGGTGGCTGGCCGGAGCGGGTGCTGTCCATGCAGCGCAACTGGCTGGGAAAATCGTACGGCGCAAAAGTCAAATTCCCTATTGCAGCGGAAGGAATTGGGTGCGGGAGTACGGAGATAGATGTCTTCACCACGCGGCCAGATACACTCTATGGAGTAGAATATCTTGCTTTGTCCCTAAACCATCCCATCGTCTTAGCGGCTGCGGAGACAGATTCAAAGCTGCGTAAGTTTTTGGATGAGGCGGCCTCCCTTCCCCCTGACTCCAAGACAGGGTATAAATTGTCCACCGTGACTGCCTCTCATCCATTACATATCATTGATAGGGAGAGCCCTCACGTCGCTCGCCGGCTTCCTATATTTGCAGCCCCCTATGTTCTTAGCGATTACGGAGAGGGAGCAGTAATGGGAGTTCCAGGTCACGATTCTAGAGATCTGGCATTTTTCAAAGAGAATGTTCAACCTGAGTCCATACCTGTCGTAATCGAACCACATCGTGCATCTGATGCCGAGTCCGGGGCTAGCGCCGGCCATCTCCCTGCCGGTGATATGAAAGCTTACACTCATGAGGGTTTCCTCAACTCGAGATGTTGGAAATACCAGGGCCTTCATTCCCGCGAGGCGGGTCAACAGATAATCAATGACCTCAGAGCCGTAGGCCATGGAGACACCGTGGAGCAATGGAGACTGAGAGACTGGTTGATCAGCAGGCAGCGCTATTGGGGTACCCCGATTCCCATCATTCACTGCGGGGATTGTGGCCCCGTGCCCGTGCCGGACGATCAGCTCCCAGTCAAGTTGCCTAAAATAGAAGGGGACTGGctgaaagggaagagagggaatCCTCTGGAGTCGTCCGATGAGTGGGTTAACACTGAATGTCCGAGGTGTCAAGGTCCTGCGAAGCGGGATACGGATACCATGGATACCTTTGTCGATTCCTCATGGTATTTTCTCAGATTTCTAGATAGCGCCAACCGACGACAGCCGTTTTCACCGTCATCTGCGCGACCAGTCGATGTTTATATCGGCGGTGTCGAGCACGCGATCTTGCACCTACTCTACGCCCGGTTCATCTACAAATTCCTTGCTAAGTCCGGCTTGTTCCCGGAGATTGCTCATGTAGGTGATGTTTCGAGGCCGTTGGAGCCGTTCAAGACGCTCCTTTCCCAAGGTATGGTTCATGGAAAGACGTACTCGGAGCCCTCTACAGGGAGATTCCTCCACCCTTCTGAAATGGACCTCTCTAGCCCCGATAAACCGGTCATCAAGGGCACTCAGATCACTCCTAATGTGTCCTTTGAAAAAATGTCGAAGAGCAAGCACAATGGCGTGGACCCAACAGCCTGCGCCCTCAAGTACGGCGCTGATGCCACTCGTGCCCACGTGCTGTTCTCCGCACCTGTCAGTGAAGTCCTTGAATGGGATGAAACAA
This DNA window, taken from Aspergillus flavus chromosome 5, complete sequence, encodes the following:
- a CDS encoding CaaX prenyl proteinase Rce1; amino-acid sequence: MAPINILARLKTLYAKSYDEPVISAQTAAFFSICLTLVYVVPFYVSSTTRPSPTLSRDAPSVIRARIKAVTLSCVGSTLAVSWLIIAKGNVSLLEALRFLGWWPVGFAEVLRSLLLTAILFAGPLFERGIAEGEWRDWIKGNRIPETLRGWIGWRNYVAGPVTEEVMFRSAIIPLHILAKVSPGRIVFTAPLYFGIAHVHHFYEFRLTHPDTSVLAALLRSVFQFGYTTIFGWYATFIYLRTGSLLAVILAHAFCNWCGLPRLWGRVEAGVPLGPPLVKGKNDTDRGPVYAYNQLGIGWTIAYYAILVGGATSFYYTLWPLTESSSALVTFTGP
- a CDS encoding sucrase/ferredoxin-like family protein Fmi1 (hypothetical protein Ao3042_11600), whose translation is MTLRPVLCRVTNRTPTARFLSATACRASSLRVPLDIPPPFPVTKSCPEPSCSCPTTPPMPYGLPIDYNQPLNGTMVAYAQQILICTGQRDWTSRIEDDGKRHTWGHLVRGLKRLLGRGGRYADPFNNILVSNSSFSPSAASTSTPSTASAFLFPSFKYFPSIPTEILDSTDAGTDLSTFVQAYLLPKKLSAMSESLPEVKKAELTRKPELECEFADVVDLDHSPVILICGHGGRDMRCGIMAPVLENEFRRVLGDKGFTLAGSGDHTIDSPGHAHVGLISHVGGHKYAGNVIVYIPPGMRKKSSSSPHSLAGKGIWYGRIEPRHVQGIVEETILGGKVVADHFRGGIDRSGDILRL